In the genome of Panthera leo isolate Ple1 chromosome F3, P.leo_Ple1_pat1.1, whole genome shotgun sequence, the window AACCTGGAGTGGGGTTGCATGAGAGCCAAGGGAGAAAAATCTTCAAGTAGCGGTAATCAGGAGTTTCTGGCGCAAAAGGGTAGTCATAATATAATAACTGAAACATTTATGTTGCTTTGCGGTTATCATGTCACTGACACATAGGACAAAATGTCTTCTGTAAGTGGCAGTAAAGAAAGAATTCACATAGCAAATGGTGGAGAAGTGAACAAGATCTGAATGAGATACTGTTAATATTACTGTTTCAGAAAGCCGATCTTggaaagaaatgagaacagaTATTGATCATGAATGTCAGGAGCGTTGATACATTAACTCATGTAATACAACTCCGATTGGACAAATAGGTTTTCACCTACAGAAGAAGATGCTGAATCTCAGAGAGATTGTGGGACTTGCCCATTATCACCCAACTAATAAGCAGCAGGATGAGAATTCAGGCTCAGTATGTTCGATATGTTCGATTTGAACCCTGGCTGTACTAATCATTAGCTATACTGTCTCCCAAATAAAGATTCCAGATACAGGCAAGCCACTGGTCATTTTGAACTGAGGAAGTGTcaaaacacatgcaaaaaaacCGCCACGTAACCAAAATACTGTTTATGTTTACACTGCGTCGATTTCCTTCTCTGTTACTTGGGTGTAACCTCTCCCTTATTCACAGGAAGCTCTTCTGGGGATAATGGAGAGTGAAAATCTATCAGCCGTGACTGAATTCATCTTCACTGGCTTCCCGCAGCTCCAAGATGGCGGCCTCCTGTACTTCTTCCCCCTACTTTTCGTCTACACCTTTATTGTCGTCGGGAACCTGATGGTCTTCTTTGCTGTCCGGCTGGACACCCGTCTCCACAACCCCATGTACAATTTCATCAGTATCTTCTCATTTCTGGAGATCTGGTACACCACGGCCACCATCCCCAAGATGCTCTCCAATCTGATCAGCAGCCAAAAGACCATCTCCTTTACTGGCTGCCTCTTGCAGATGTACTTCTTCCATTCACTCGGAAACACTGAAGGAGCCTTGCTGACCATCATGGCCATCGACAGGTACGTTGCCATCTGCAACCCTCTTCACTACCTGACCATCATGACCCCCCGACTATGCGCTCAGCTTTCTGCAGGCTCTTGtgtctttggtttcctcatccttCTACCTGAGGTCGTGTGGATTTCTACCCTACCTTTCTGTGGCCCCAACCAAATCCATCAGATCTTCTGTGATTTCGGTCCATTATTAAATTTAGCCTGTACGGATGCCTCTGTGATCCTAGTGCAAGACGTGATTCATGCTTCGGCCATTCTGATAACGAGTCTGATTATTTCCCTTTCGTACATCAGAATTGTGGTTGTTATCCTGGGCATCCCTTCAGCGGAGGGTCGTAAAAAGGCCTTCTCCACCTGCGTCGCCCACATTGCCGTCTTCCTGATGTTTTTTGGCAGCGTGGCCCTCATGTACCTCAGATTCTCTGCCATGTATACGCCGTTCTGGGACACAGCCATTGCTCTAacattctctgtcctttctcccctTTTCAATCCCATGATATACAGCCTGAGAAATAATGATATGAAAGATGCTATTAAGAAGCTCCTTTGCCCTCAAAAGGTGTTTCATGTACGTGGTAGGTAACTTAGGAAGCAGCCTTCTGCACGGATGGAACTTCTTCGCAAAATACCGACCCCGCAGACACGAGAACTGAAAAGAATTACGCAATTAGCCCGAATTTCTTCTCCATGAGTTGGTGAGAAGACTGACAGAGAAAGTCCTATGAGGACTTACAGAGACGGCAAAAACAccgttttcttttctgtatctctCATTTTGTGCGTttgattttaatttgctcttttacTTCAAGGCGGTTAAttgtataaatattaataatactcATAGGTATTACCTTTCTTTGGTATCGAATCTCTTTACAAAGCTCCCAGTGACCTGATGGAGACCATGGAGCCCACGACACTGAGGTGACGGGTCCAAGTTCTTTCTGGAAGCTACTGGACATTAAGCAGAGGCAAGAGCTTCTGGCACCCAGACCACAGACTGGATCCCCCATCTTTGCTTCCTTTCCAGTCAGCCTTGCCGGTATTTTTAAGATCTACATGCTGGGGTGCTCTGTATGTGACGCTGTCGTGAACAGGGGCGTCACGGATGATGTGCAGTTATGTTAACCCCGCAACTGTGAAAAGCAACTGAGTAGATCAGCCCCCTCCCCGTGGGAACTCAGCATCTCACGTAGGATCAGTGTGAGAAAATGTTGACATAATAAATGCATATGTTTACATCTACAGGCAATGAAATTTATTGATGGTTTACTCCACCCCTCTAAGAAATTGTCTCTTTTCCGATATCAgtgctaaaatatatatttcgTGTAGCAGTTTTCCTCTAATACCTATGTGACTtggtaataaaaaatgtttaattcaaaattatatacTAAAACTTATTCATGTTTCTACAAAGTACTTAGGGCCATCAGTTTAATTATGGCAAAAATTGGATTGGATATGcaaattattatttctctcttttgaacCTTTATATTGTTTCCTGGCtatcaccattctttttttttttttaatatttattttactttttaagagagagagagagagacagaatgcgagcaggggaggggcagagagagagagggagacacagaatccgaagcaggctcaaggctcccagctgtcagcaccgagcctgacgtggggctcaaacccacgcaccctgagatcatgacctgagccaaagtcggatgctcaaccgactgagccacccaggtgcccctggctatC includes:
- the LOC122212270 gene encoding olfactory receptor 6K3-like, which produces MESENLSAVTEFIFTGFPQLQDGGLLYFFPLLFVYTFIVVGNLMVFFAVRLDTRLHNPMYNFISIFSFLEIWYTTATIPKMLSNLISSQKTISFTGCLLQMYFFHSLGNTEGALLTIMAIDRYVAICNPLHYLTIMTPRLCAQLSAGSCVFGFLILLPEVVWISTLPFCGPNQIHQIFCDFGPLLNLACTDASVILVQDVIHASAILITSLIISLSYIRIVVVILGIPSAEGRKKAFSTCVAHIAVFLMFFGSVALMYLRFSAMYTPFWDTAIALTFSVLSPLFNPMIYSLRNNDMKDAIKKLLCPQKVFHVRGR